GGTCAAACTCCACCTCGAGGACGCGCTGACCGTCCACCGCGGGCGGACGAGTCTTCGCGACAGCGACGACATCGACTACCAACTCGGTCTCTCGCGGGAAGCGCAGGAAGCGAACCCGGACCGTCCGGTCGACGGGAAACTGCCGTCGGCGGTTCGCAAGCGAGCGGAAGCCGACGCCAGCGACGACTGACCGCCGAAAACCCCAAAAATCGACCGCTACAGATCGCGGACCGCGTCGACGGCCTCGTCCAGTTCGGGTGCGCCAAACCAGTCGTAGTCGGTGTACGCGTTCGTCCCGGCGGCGTACATCTCCGAAACGGTGTCGACGACTGAGTTGGGGAGCGCCGGTGGCTCGGCGTCGCACAACGCGCGCCAATCCGGATCGTCGCGCCGGTCCGCCTCGGCTTTTGCGTCGCTCACGGCGTCGACCCACTCCGGATGTTCGCGCTTGTAGTACTGCCGAACGACTTCCTTCGACATCTCCTGTCCTTCGTAGCTGAATCGGTTCTCGTCGAACGTTCCGACTACGTCCGCGACTTCTATCGATCCGTCGTGGTAGAGACACTCGATTTTCCCGTCCTCGTGGACGAGTCCCGCGCGGTCGGCGCGCTCGGTGAGAATGTGGTTCACCGCGAACGCCAACTCTTCGAGGCGGTCGATTTCGGCCGGGCCGGAGATGGCGTCGGCCTCGTCCCGCGAGAGGTAGCGGTCGCGCTCTTCGAACTTCGTGGAGAACTCGACGACCGGTTCGGGGAGTTCCACCACCCCGTCGGGCCACGAGTCGTAGTCGAGACCGTAGTCGGCGGGGTCACCGCGCGACCGGAGGCTCGACCCCACGGGAACCGTGTTCCGGAAGACGATTTCGAGCGGGATCAGGTAGTTGTTCCCGACTGCGTCGTAGAACCCTTCGTAGTCGTAGCCGTCTTCGTACCGGAGGTTCGGCACCTGTACGAGATTGATAGCCATCTCGCGCGGTGGTTCGGTCGTCTCGCCGAGTTCGCGTTCCTCGCCGTCTTCGACCACTCCCCGATAGTGCGTCGGGATGTGGTTCACGTCGAGCAACTCGAAGTTGTACGCGCCCATCGTACAGAGACTCGCCCCTTTCCCCGGGATCTCGTCGGGCATCTTCCCCCAGTCGAAGACCGAGTAGTCGTCGGTGAAGACGAAGCTCCCCCGGCCGAGTGAGTCGGCCGTCGGTTCCTCGGTCACGCGGAACTCCTTGACGCTCGTCATAACTGAACACGCGACCGCCCGGCGTATCAATGTTTCACTTTCGTGCTTTATAGTTCGATTTCGTCAGCCTATTTTATGCACGTGTATGCTTGTCCGCCGACGCGGTTCGACTCCGCTCGCTCGGCGGAACCCCAGATGACAGATCAGGCCCGACCTACTTTGTGCTCCTCGCCATCGCTTGTCACATGGACGACACCTCGACGCACGAGGAGTGGAGCGACGCGCAGGAGACGACGACGGTCGAAGTCGACGACCACGAACTCCGGGTCGCCTACTACGAAGCGGGGACGGACCACGACGAGCCTCCGGTCGTCTTCCTCCACGGCATCCCGACATGGTCGTTCCTCTGGCGCGGCGTCGCCTCGGCAGTCGCCGAATCTCGGCACGTCGTCGCCCCAGATCTCGTTGGCTACGGAAACTCGACGATGCGCGACGGGTTCGACCGCTCGATTCGCGCGCAGGAGGCGATGTTGGAGTCGCTACTCGACGAACTGAACGTCGATTCCGTCACGCTCGTCGGCCACGACATCGGCGGCGGCGTGGCGCTTCGCTACGCCACGCACAACCCCGACGCCGTCGACCGACTAGTGTTATCGAACGCCGTCTGTTACGACTCGTGGCCGGTGGAGTTCGTCGCGTCCCTCGGCGTGCCCAAGAACGCCGAGAAGATGGACGACGACGAACTCGAAGCGCAACTCGACGGCGCGTTCGAGGACGGGTTGTACGAGGACGACCCGGACCCGGCGTTCGTCGAGGGGATGAAAGCGCCGTGGCTCGGCGACGGCGGGAAGACGGCGCTGTCACGGGCGGCCGTCTCGACGAACACGAACCATACGACCGAACTCGACTACGATGCGATAGCGGCGGAGACACTGCTGCTGTGGGGCGGTGACGACCAGTTCCAACCCGTCTCGTACGCCGAACGACTGGCCGACGACGTCGACTCGACGGAGTTCGTCGAACTCGACCGAGCGTACCACTGGGTGACCGAGGACCGACCCGACGTGTACCGTGACGAGCTACAGACATTTCTCGACGGTACGGAGTAGCTGCTGACAGGCAACTCGACTTCGCCCGCGAGTGGCGCGTTGCGCACCCGCCCTCGACCGACTCGCGGCAGTTCGTCAGCTCATACGGGGTTTGGTCCCGCTATCGCTGATAAACGTCCGCGCCGCGTGGGGTGGATCGTTGGGGGGCTCTCGGAGAATGTGTTGACTGCCACCGACACCCGAGAGTATTAGCCTCGCGACCGCACCCTTACCGTATGACCGACGGCTACACCGGCGCGGATCTCTTCGTCGACGCGCTCGAACAGTACGGTGTCACGCACCTCTTCGGCAACCCCGGTACGACGGAACTACCGGTGATGCGGGCGCTGGAGGACAGCAATCTCGACTACGTTCTCGGCCTCCACGAGGACGTCGCCGTCGGCGCGGCGGCGGGTTACGCGAGTACCCGCCGGTATCACAGCCACCACGACTCCGACGTTCTGCCGGTCGGCGTCGTCAACCTCCACGTCACGCCGGGACTCGCGCACGGTCTCGGCAACCTCTACGGCGCGAGCGTCGCCGGCGCACCGCTCATCGTCACCGCGGGCAACCACAGTACCGACTTCCGCCACGAGGAACCCATCCTCTCGGGCGACCTCCGCGAACTGGCCGACCAGTTCTGCAAGTGGTCCGACGAGGTGCGCGACGTGACCGCGCTCCCGACGATGCTCCGCCGGGCGTTCCGCGTCGCGCTCACGCCGCCGACCGGTCCGGTGTTCCTCGCACTGCCGCTGGACGTGATGATGACCGAGACCGACGCCGACCCGGAGCGATTGGGACCGGTTCCGAACGCGGGTCGCGGCGACCCGACGCAATTGGAGCGCGCCGCCGATCTCCTCGCCGACGCTGACGACCCCGTTCTGGTCGTCGGCGACGAAGTCGCTCGCGCCGGAGTCGACGCGGTGGACGCCGCCGTCGAACTCGCAGAGGCGGCAGGAACGCGCGTCCACGGGGAGATTCTCTCCTGCGAGGTGAACTTCCCCGGCGACCACCCGCAGTGGGTGTCGCACGTGCCGCCGGACGAGGGACTCGCGTCGACGTTGATGGACACCGACACGCTCGTCTTTGCCGGAATCTCCACGCACACGACGCTGACGCGCCACGAGAAGCCGCTCGTCCCCGACGACGCGACGTGTCTCCACCTCGGTCCCGACGCCTGGGAACTCGGCAAGAATCAGCCCGCGGACGCGGCGGTGCTGGGCGACGTCGGCCTCGTATGTTCGGAACTCGCGGTGCGCGTTCGTGAGCGCGTCGGCGACGACGAACGCGAGGCGCGACTCGAACGCGTCGACGCGACGAAGCAGGCGGTCGAACAACGGCTGCGCTCGCTCGGGACCGGGGATTCGAACGACGCCGACGACCCCCGCGCCTCGAAAGCCGAGCTAGTCGATGCGATTCGCGCCGCGGTCCCCGACGCCTACGTCGTCGACGAGGGCGTCACCTCGAAGTACGTGATGCTCACACGATGGCCGTTCGCACCCGAACAGTACGTCTCGAACAAGGGCGGCGGTCTCGGCTACGGACTCCCGGCGTCTGTGGGCGCGGCTGTCGCCGAGAGCCAGCGCGACGACCCGCGGACCGTCCTCGGATTCGTCGGCGACGGCTCGTACCTCTACTATCCGCAGACGCTGTACACGGCGGCGCGCTACGACCTCGATCTCACCGTCGTCGTCTCCGACAACCGAAACTACCGCATCCTGAAAGACAACGCACTCGGCCTGTTCGGCGGCGACGAGGATGACTACGAGTTCGTCGGCATGGATTTCGAACCGGCGGTCGACATCCCGACGAACGCCGAGAGCCACGGCGCTCGCGGTCGGCTAGTCGACTCGCCGGACGAGATCGAGGACGCGGTTCGAGCGGCCGTCTCTCGTCCGGGACCGGACGTGCTGGACGTGCTCGTCCACGACTGAGCGGGCAGTTGCGTGACAGGCGATGGGTGACGCTCGTGCGAGTGACGACTTTCGGGGTGCGGGTTGCCGACGACCACCTGACTTTTACCGGTCGCGGCGGTGGGAGTTCCTATGAGCGACGCGCCAGCGCCGGACGCCGGGCGCGGTCCGACTGGGCCGACGGCGTTCGACTTCGAATACGTGCCCGAGACGGACCAGTCGTTCGAGAACGCGCTGGCGAAAGCCCGAGACGGCGAGCGACTCACCGTCGACGACGGCGTCGAACTGCTGACTACCGGTACCGAGAACGACGGAATCGACCCGGTACGCAAGGAACTCGTGCTGGAGGCCGCCGACCGCCGCCGCGCCGACGTCGTCGGCGAGGACGTGACGTTCGTCGCGAACCTCAACAACAACGTAACGACGGCGTGCAACACCGGCTGTCTGTTCTGCAACTTCAAGGACAGCTCTCACGCCTTCGAGAGCGACTCCAGCGCCGACCACGGAGGCTTCACGAAGACGCCCGCGGAGTCGAGAGCCGTCGTCGAAGACGCCCTCGACACGGGTATCTACGAGGTGACGTCGGTATCGGGACTCCATCCGGCGTTCGCGCTCGACGACGAACACCACGAGATTCTGCGCGACTACGACGACGCCGCGCGGACGGTGAACTACAAGCCGCCGGAGCGCTACGAGACGGACCCCGGGACGTACCTCGAACAGATGGAGGCGATGTCGGTCGGCGGCGTTCACCTCCACTCGATGACACCCGAGGAGGCGTACCACGCTCGCCGCGGCACCGACTGGTCCTACGAGTCCGTCTACCACAAACTCCGGGATGCCGGACTCGACTCTGCGCCCGGAACCGCGGCCGAGATTCTCGTCGACGAGGTGCGCGAGGTCATCTGTCCGGGGAAAATCGACTCGCAGGGGTGGGTCGACGCGATGGAAGGAGCGATTTCGGCCGGACTGGACGTGACAGCGACCATCATGTACGGCCACGTCGAAAACGAAATGCACCGCGTGATGCACCTGAAGGAGATTCGCGACCTGCAGGACCGAACCGGCGGTATCACCGAGTTCGTCCCGCTGTCGTTCGTCCACCAGCAAACGCCGCTGTACGAGCGCGGCGTCGTCACCGGCGGGGCCTCCGACGCCGAGGACGAACTACTCATCGCGGTGTCCCGCCTCTTCCTCGACAACGTCGACAACGTCCAGTCGTCGTGGGTGAAGTACGGCGACGAGAAGGGGCTGAAACTGCTCAACTGCGGCGCGAACGACTTCATGGGGACGATTCTCTCCGAGGAGATCACTAAGCGCGCGGGCGGCGAGTACGGCGAGTTCCGCTCGTTCGACGACTACGTCGAGATGCTGTCGGCCATCGGCCGCCCTCCGGTCGAGCGGTCGACCGACTACCGGACGCGCCGCCGAATCGACCCCGACGACGGCCCACACGGCCCGATGCTCGGCCCGCGCGCCGACGGGACGCCGATGCTCGACCGCCGGGAGTCGCCAGAGTGAGGCCGACCGCGCGATGATGAGCCCAACCCACATCGCGACGGGCGTCGTCATCGCCGCCCCTTTCGCGATTTTCGCGCCCGAACTCGCGCCGCTCGCCGCCGTGAGCGCGATGGCCGGGGGCGTCTTCCCGGACCTCGACCTGTTCGTCGGCGTCCACCGAAAGACGCTGCACTTCCCCGTCTACTACTGGGGAGCAGTCGCTTTGGCGGGCGTTCTCGCCGTTCTCGTGCCGACGACGGCGACACTCGCCGCCTTCTTCTTCTTTCTCTCGGCGGCAGTCCACTCCGTCGCCGACTGGTTCTGCGGCGGCAACGAACTCCGTCCGTGGGAGAACACCTCCGAGCACGCCGTCTTCGTCCACCCGCTCGACCGATGGCTCCGGCCGAAGCGACTCATCCGGTGGGACGGGTCGCCGGAGGACCTCGCGCTGACGGCGGTGCTGTCGCTTCCCGGTCTCTTTCTCTTCGAGGGGCCGGTCCGTCTACTGACGGCGGCGACGCTTGTCGTCGCCGTCGTTTACGCCGCCGTCAGAAAGCGGGTCCCGGATCTCGCGCCGTGGTTGGCCGAGTGAGTCGACGTTGACGCAGGCCGACGACGGACGGCGTCCGCGCTCAGTCGTCGGCGGGCGTCTGCGCGCGCTGCGTCGTCAGTTCACCGCCGAGGTCGACGCTGCCCGTGAGCTGTCGGTACGGGTACGGCATGTCGATACCCTCGGCGTCGAGTCGTTCTTTGACGTTCTGGACGACGTCGGATTGGACGCGGACGAAATCCGAGCGGTTCGGGTTGTCGACCCAGAAGCGCGTGTTGAGACCGACGTAGGAGTCCTCCAGTTCGGTCACACGGATGTCGGGTGCGGGGTCGTCGAGCACCTCGGGGATCCGACCGACCTCGTTGAGAATCGCGGCCTTCGCCTGGTCGATGTCGTCCTCGTAGCCGATGCCGAAGACGAACTGCTGTCGGAGGCGGTCGTAGGCGACGGGGTTCTTCAGCGGGTTGTTTGCGAGTTCGCCGTTCGGGACGGTGATTCGCTCGTTGTCGAACGTCCGGACGCGCGTGACCCGGAGGTCGATGTCCTCGACGCGGCCCGTGATGTCGCCGACTTCGATCCAGTCGCCGACCTCGAACGGCTTGTCCTTGAGGATGAAGATTCCGGCGACGAAGTTGCCGAGCAGGTCCTGCGCGGCGAAGCCGACCGCGAGTGCGAGCGCCCCTCCGAACACGCCGAGCGCGGCGATGACGGTGCCGAACCCGGCCAGCATGAGACCGACCGCGAGCGCGAGCACCCAGACGACCGCAGCCATAAGGCTGTCCGCGAGAGTGCGAACCGTCTCGTCGTGGCCTTGCTGTCTGAGCACGCGGTCGACGAGCGGCACGAGAACAGCCCGTCCGAGAACGAGCGTGACGGCGATGCCGAGAACGAACAGCACCGCCGGAACGAGATACTGTTGGATAAGTTCGCCGAGCGTGAGCCCTTCTATCGGTATCGTCTGTAAGGCGACCGTAGCGACTGACTGAAACGACATGTACACCCTACGTTCGCACCGTCACGTCATTACTTCCCGGGAAGAACTCACCTAATCGAACCGTTTTCGCGCCTTCTGCGGCGTTGTCGAGCGAGTCGAACGGCGCGTCGAGGCTACCACCTACTCTGAAAGCAGCGCCCGGTAGCGCCGGCCGGCGTCGTCGTCGGCGCGAAGCGCCGCGTGAATCCGAGTCGAGAGCCACTCTGTCCCCGCGGCGGCCGACAACACAGACCGCTCCGTCACGTCGTCGTGCGCGTTTCCCCCGTCTCCACCGAGATCCGACGGCAGAAACCGCTCGTATACCGGCAACCGCTCGCGGAGCGGGACGCCGGCACCGGCGGCGATGTCGCGGAGTTCCTCGAGCGCGGGCCACCCGTAGTCGGGGTTGATGTAGTCGTCCGTCACCGGCGACACCCCACCGAGGTCGTCGACGCCGCAGTCGAGCAGTTCGCGGGCGGGCGAGAGGTTCGGCGGTATCTGCACTGAGACCTCCTCGGGGAGCGTGACGCGCGCCATCGCGACGACGCGGCGCATCGTCTCGACGCTCGGCGTCTCGTAGTCGGAGCGCTCGTTCGGGACGACGTTCTGGACGATCACCTCCTGGACGTGGCCGTGGCGCTCGTGGAGTTCGCGGATTGCGAGCAGGCTCTCGGCGCGGTCGCGCCACGTCTCGCCGATACCGACGAGGAGTCCGGTGGTGAACGGCACGTTCGCGCGTCCGGCGGCGCGGATGGTGTTCAGGCGCTGGCCGGGTGTCTTCCGGCGCGTCCCCGAGTGCGCCGACACGTCGGCGGTCGTCTCCAGCATCACGCCCATCGAAGCGTTGACCTCGCGCAGGCGCTCGAACTCCGACTCGGTGAGGTCACCGGGGTTTGAGTGCGGCAGCAGTCCCTCTTCGAGCGCGATTTCGCAGGCGTGGTAGAGGTAGTCGAGAATCGAGTCGTAACCCCACTCGTCGAGCTGGTCGTGAATCACCTCGTAGCGCGCGTCTGGTTTGTCGCCGAACGTAAAGAGCGCCTCCGTGCAGCCCGCGTCAGCGCCCATGCGGAGCGTCTCTCGGATGTCCTTTGGCGACATGAGCGTCGCCTGTCCCGGCACGTCGTAGTAGGTACAGTACGTGCAGGTGTAGCGACACGCCGTCGTCAACGGGAGGAAGACGTTCCGCGCGTAGGTCAGCGCCGGAGCGGCGTCCGCGTCGTCGGGCGTCACCGACAGCAGTCGCTCCACCTCGGCGTCGTCGACGGCGATGTCTACGTCGTACTCGTCGGCCGCGGGAAACACGTTGAGGCGTGGTACGCCACCGAACAAAAACGTATCACTCCCCGGCAACCCGCGAGGGGGGAGGGCAGGGGTACGATCGCGAGTTGGCGAACAGGCAACGTTTCGGCGTCTCCTCGTATCGCGAGGGGTTCGCCGCGCACCCGCCTCGACGCCCTCGCGACTGCGCGTCAGGTCACGCGGAGAGCTGGCCGCGCTCTCGCACTTCAACGTTCGCGTTGCACGCCGACGCGGCCATCGCGCGAGTCGACATCGAATCCGGCGTCGAGGAGCCAGTCGCGCGCCCGCCCGTTGGTGTGGAGCAACACCTCGACGAGGTCGTTGGGTTCGTCGACGTCGGTCGACAGGCGCATCGAGTCGAACTCGCGGACGGTCGCACCGATAGAGCGGGCAATTCGGAGGTGGTCGAGATACGATGCGCCGTGGTAGTCGACGTAGAAGTCGGGGTGACGGACGACGAGCGCGTTCGTCCCGCCGCCGCGTCCGGGGGCGACGACGAGGTCACCGCTCGATTCGAGAAAGCGAGAGAGTACTCGCGGGGTGGCGACGGCGAGATCGCTCATCACGATTGCCGTCGGGTCGTCTTCGCGTCGCCGTCGCGTCGCCTCTGTGGCGACGTCGCCGTCGCGTCGCTCGTCGTCGGTCGCGTCGTGGTCGGTCGGGTCGCTGGTCGCGGTGAGTCGGTCGTTGACCGCCGCAGAGAGCGGTCGGTCGTCGACTACGACGGGCGCGTCGAGTTCGACCGGAGCGGTCGCGAGAACGGTCGGTTCCGCGCCGGTTTCGGCGACGGCATCGACGACGTCAGCGAGCATTGCCCGCGAGAACGACTCTCGCTCGGCCGAGTTGAGAACCTCCGCGAGGCGCGTCTTCGGCCGAGTCGCTGCGTACGGGACGAGAACGTCCATGAGAGAAGAGAGGGGGTTATCCCAGTTTATCGTACGTGGTCTGGTTCGAGCGGTACCAGAACACGCCGCCCGCGACGAGCAGGAGTACGACGAGACCGCCGACGGCGTACATCGCCATCTGCATCGTCTGACTCGACTGCTGGGC
This genomic stretch from Haloprofundus salilacus harbors:
- a CDS encoding phosphoribosylaminoimidazolesuccinocarboxamide synthase, with the protein product MTSVKEFRVTEEPTADSLGRGSFVFTDDYSVFDWGKMPDEIPGKGASLCTMGAYNFELLDVNHIPTHYRGVVEDGEERELGETTEPPREMAINLVQVPNLRYEDGYDYEGFYDAVGNNYLIPLEIVFRNTVPVGSSLRSRGDPADYGLDYDSWPDGVVELPEPVVEFSTKFEERDRYLSRDEADAISGPAEIDRLEELAFAVNHILTERADRAGLVHEDGKIECLYHDGSIEVADVVGTFDENRFSYEGQEMSKEVVRQYYKREHPEWVDAVSDAKAEADRRDDPDWRALCDAEPPALPNSVVDTVSEMYAAGTNAYTDYDWFGAPELDEAVDAVRDL
- the cofH gene encoding 7,8-didemethyl-8-hydroxy-5-deazariboflavin synthase subunit CofH is translated as MSDAPAPDAGRGPTGPTAFDFEYVPETDQSFENALAKARDGERLTVDDGVELLTTGTENDGIDPVRKELVLEAADRRRADVVGEDVTFVANLNNNVTTACNTGCLFCNFKDSSHAFESDSSADHGGFTKTPAESRAVVEDALDTGIYEVTSVSGLHPAFALDDEHHEILRDYDDAARTVNYKPPERYETDPGTYLEQMEAMSVGGVHLHSMTPEEAYHARRGTDWSYESVYHKLRDAGLDSAPGTAAEILVDEVREVICPGKIDSQGWVDAMEGAISAGLDVTATIMYGHVENEMHRVMHLKEIRDLQDRTGGITEFVPLSFVHQQTPLYERGVVTGGASDAEDELLIAVSRLFLDNVDNVQSSWVKYGDEKGLKLLNCGANDFMGTILSEEITKRAGGEYGEFRSFDDYVEMLSAIGRPPVERSTDYRTRRRIDPDDGPHGPMLGPRADGTPMLDRRESPE
- a CDS encoding mechanosensitive ion channel family protein, which encodes MSFQSVATVALQTIPIEGLTLGELIQQYLVPAVLFVLGIAVTLVLGRAVLVPLVDRVLRQQGHDETVRTLADSLMAAVVWVLALAVGLMLAGFGTVIAALGVFGGALALAVGFAAQDLLGNFVAGIFILKDKPFEVGDWIEVGDITGRVEDIDLRVTRVRTFDNERITVPNGELANNPLKNPVAYDRLRQQFVFGIGYEDDIDQAKAAILNEVGRIPEVLDDPAPDIRVTELEDSYVGLNTRFWVDNPNRSDFVRVQSDVVQNVKERLDAEGIDMPYPYRQLTGSVDLGGELTTQRAQTPADD
- a CDS encoding metal-dependent hydrolase, which codes for MMSPTHIATGVVIAAPFAIFAPELAPLAAVSAMAGGVFPDLDLFVGVHRKTLHFPVYYWGAVALAGVLAVLVPTTATLAAFFFFLSAAVHSVADWFCGGNELRPWENTSEHAVFVHPLDRWLRPKRLIRWDGSPEDLALTAVLSLPGLFLFEGPVRLLTAATLVVAVVYAAVRKRVPDLAPWLAE
- a CDS encoding thiamine pyrophosphate-binding protein, which produces MTDGYTGADLFVDALEQYGVTHLFGNPGTTELPVMRALEDSNLDYVLGLHEDVAVGAAAGYASTRRYHSHHDSDVLPVGVVNLHVTPGLAHGLGNLYGASVAGAPLIVTAGNHSTDFRHEEPILSGDLRELADQFCKWSDEVRDVTALPTMLRRAFRVALTPPTGPVFLALPLDVMMTETDADPERLGPVPNAGRGDPTQLERAADLLADADDPVLVVGDEVARAGVDAVDAAVELAEAAGTRVHGEILSCEVNFPGDHPQWVSHVPPDEGLASTLMDTDTLVFAGISTHTTLTRHEKPLVPDDATCLHLGPDAWELGKNQPADAAVLGDVGLVCSELAVRVRERVGDDEREARLERVDATKQAVEQRLRSLGTGDSNDADDPRASKAELVDAIRAAVPDAYVVDEGVTSKYVMLTRWPFAPEQYVSNKGGGLGYGLPASVGAAVAESQRDDPRTVLGFVGDGSYLYYPQTLYTAARYDLDLTVVVSDNRNYRILKDNALGLFGGDEDDYEFVGMDFEPAVDIPTNAESHGARGRLVDSPDEIEDAVRAAVSRPGPDVLDVLVHD
- a CDS encoding alpha/beta fold hydrolase, whose product is MDDTSTHEEWSDAQETTTVEVDDHELRVAYYEAGTDHDEPPVVFLHGIPTWSFLWRGVASAVAESRHVVAPDLVGYGNSTMRDGFDRSIRAQEAMLESLLDELNVDSVTLVGHDIGGGVALRYATHNPDAVDRLVLSNAVCYDSWPVEFVASLGVPKNAEKMDDDELEAQLDGAFEDGLYEDDPDPAFVEGMKAPWLGDGGKTALSRAAVSTNTNHTTELDYDAIAAETLLLWGGDDQFQPVSYAERLADDVDSTEFVELDRAYHWVTEDRPDVYRDELQTFLDGTE
- the cofG gene encoding 7,8-didemethyl-8-hydroxy-5-deazariboflavin synthase subunit CofG, which produces MFPAADEYDVDIAVDDAEVERLLSVTPDDADAAPALTYARNVFLPLTTACRYTCTYCTYYDVPGQATLMSPKDIRETLRMGADAGCTEALFTFGDKPDARYEVIHDQLDEWGYDSILDYLYHACEIALEEGLLPHSNPGDLTESEFERLREVNASMGVMLETTADVSAHSGTRRKTPGQRLNTIRAAGRANVPFTTGLLVGIGETWRDRAESLLAIRELHERHGHVQEVIVQNVVPNERSDYETPSVETMRRVVAMARVTLPEEVSVQIPPNLSPARELLDCGVDDLGGVSPVTDDYINPDYGWPALEELRDIAAGAGVPLRERLPVYERFLPSDLGGDGGNAHDDVTERSVLSAAAGTEWLSTRIHAALRADDDAGRRYRALLSE
- the cofC gene encoding 2-phospho-L-lactate guanylyltransferase encodes the protein MDVLVPYAATRPKTRLAEVLNSAERESFSRAMLADVVDAVAETGAEPTVLATAPVELDAPVVVDDRPLSAAVNDRLTATSDPTDHDATDDERRDGDVATEATRRRREDDPTAIVMSDLAVATPRVLSRFLESSGDLVVAPGRGGGTNALVVRHPDFYVDYHGASYLDHLRIARSIGATVREFDSMRLSTDVDEPNDLVEVLLHTNGRARDWLLDAGFDVDSRDGRVGVQRER